One window of Athalia rosae chromosome 4, iyAthRosa1.1, whole genome shotgun sequence genomic DNA carries:
- the LOC105687482 gene encoding uncharacterized protein LOC105687482 encodes MMSSNLFRTPYYYIDNRPRQMMSMPLRAGIPEIYIISSGAITESLLTDLCAKAPFLQCVLKPEYTSYLNTACTVILGWMVVGWISQLIWSLIAPLTVSALAVVMVCPTTAKWLLRQVAPNQELTVLKFIESFQSVLP; translated from the exons ATGATGagttcaaatttatttcgtacCCCTTACTATTACATCGACAACAGGCCCCGTCAAATGATGAGCATGCCTTTAAG ggccggtattccaGAGATCTACATCATCAGTTCCGGTGCAATT ACGGAGTCGCTGTTGACCGATTTGTGCGCCAAAGCACCCTTCTTGCAGTGTGTCCTCAAACCGGAGTACACCTCCTATTTGAACACAGCGTGCACCGTCATCCTTGGCTGGATGGTTGTTGGCTGGATATCACAG TTGATCTGGTCGCTAATTGCTCCCCTGACGGTCAGTGCCTTGGCAGTGGTGATGGTTTGTCCTACGACAGCAAAGTGGCTGCTGCGACAGGTGGCTCCTAATCAGGAACTTACTGTGCTAAAGTTCATAGAAAGTTTTCAGTCTGTTCTACCGTAA
- the LOC105687443 gene encoding uncharacterized protein LOC105687443 encodes MKKRTHSIMEKFRGVGGNISASGCKYTSSSAVCIAPGQRCSCCGRLRFAPKPCGPPQTLPEFELSPIEKKTPLNETISCEATEHPCDRAAVIVNSVNHSCENSSSIICGDKGLAAREYTEKDVGRFVKIIEQKLAESLERNKSPACADFEVHDGENDTGCFGERIEGKFKDSWKADRTSVCPGGLMIPGLPEAVMNFRAFSEFENVEGSEVSTERSVRENICTFRESVISANEKNHRKNSVAGEDCAVKDSSVDEIVTNGENNADFMESQDFCKWGETDTADRILAGDEKAGANVIRRLSCMDRKCFSTLCRQLFRWSYRLSKKWRDLTGRPHIVIHLPSMGYPVDVRRRASERFDLLQNVQVTRLGWLANENAQVVYVVPNDQGVETITLFRDLIKNVRPDVAENRLWIIQPEGEKCFKTGCLNGSRALFQSTKTFQRLQMLTAGRRAFLLPGVMEEIDVFIASKLRAPVMGPPLEFQNYFLKKSNVANFLKEIDVDQPPFVPDVGNFSELCRGLARLMITYPRYATWLIKINYGFNGLQTGSINFEKSPSREIIAAKNIEKILVVDIDPHYTDVIAFTDWVKFCLCTTTSATTKMCARHSRQSGILECEKIENDVKKRRTSKKRNEISNSKDSMERYAICSGKICSNGLARYCGSSLVSLCEERNVRYNFKIKQGSMICPIDSERRALGLVSLHPKRFRAIEEFAKALRVLHEISMEKPNENIKTNMLQSPRTIDHLDIRSTSLAGMRTEQLNAADHPNGQIVIPDNGGNVSLSSTT; translated from the exons ATGAAAAAGCGAACACATTCGATTATGGAGAAGTTTCGAGGGGTCGGAGGAAATATCTCCGCTAGTGGTTGCAAATACACGTCATCGAGTGCGGTCTGCATTGCACCAGGTCAACGATGCAGCTGCTGTGGGAGGTTGCGGTTCGCGCCGAAGCCCTGTGGTCCGCCTCAAACCCTTCCGGAATTTGAGCTATCTCCGATAGAGAAAAAGACCCCTTTGAACGAAACCATATCCTGCGAGGCGACGGAACATCCGTGCGATCGCGCCGCGGTAATCGTCAACTCCGTAAATCATTCatgcgaaaattcttcgtcaaTAATATGCGGAGATAAGGGTCTCGCGGCACGCGAATACACCGAGAAAGACGTCGGTCGCTTCGTTAAGATAATTGAACAGAAATTAGCGGAATCACTGGAACGAAATAAGTCGCCGGCTTGCGCTGATTTTGAAGTACATGACGGTGAGAACGACACAGGCTGCTTCGGTGAGAGAATTGAAGGTAAGTTTAAGGATTCGTGGAAGGCAGACCGGACTTCGGTCTGTCCGGGCGGTTTGATGATTCCTGGATTACCTGAGGCggtgatgaattttcgagcgtTCAGTGAATTCGAAAATGTTGAGGGCTCAGAGGTATCGACGGAACGATCCGTGCGGGAAAATATTTGCACTTTTCGCGAGTCCGTAATTTCGGCGAATGAGAAAAACCACCGGAAGAATTCGGTTGCCGGTGAAGATTGCGCGGTAAAAGATAGTTCGGTAGACGAGATTGTAACGAACGGTGAGAATAACGCGGATTTTATGGAATCGCAAGATTTTTGTAAATGGGGAGAGACGGATACCGCTGATCGCATTTTGGCGGGGGATGAAAAGGCCGGTGCAAATGTAATTCGAAGACTCTCGTGCATGGATAGAAAGTGTTTCTCTACGCTGTGCAGACAGCTTTTCAGATG GTCGTATCGTTTGTCGAAAAAGTGGAGGGACCTGACCGGTCGACCGCACATAGTCATTCATTTGCCTTCGATGGGTTACCCTGTCGATGTCAGACGTCGAGCGTCCGAGAGGTTCGATCTCCTCCAAAACGTTCAG GTAACCAGGTTGGGTTGGCTAGCGAATGAAAACGCCCAAGTAGTTTACGTCGTTCCAAACGATCAAGGCGTAGAGACGATCACTCTGTTTCGGGATCTGATAAAAAACGTCCGCCCAGATGTCGCCGAGAACAGGCTGTGGATCATTCAAcccgaaggagaaaaatg CTTCAAGACCGGTTGTCTGAATGGATCTCGAGCGCTTTTTCAGAGCACGAAAACCTTTCAACGACTGCAAATGCTCACCGCTGGACGTCGAGCGTTTTTACTTCCCGGCGTAATGGAAGAAATCGACGTTTTCATCGCCTCTAAACTCAGGGCCCCCGTTATGG GTCCGCCGCTGgaatttcagaattattttctcaaaaaatcgaacgtcgCTAATTTCCTCAAAGAAATCGACGTCGATCAGCCCCCGTTCGTTCCAGATGTCGGTAATTTTTCAGAG CTCTGCCGGGGACTCGCTCGTCTGATGATAACCTACCCGAGATACGCGACGtggttgataaaaataaattatggtTTCAATGGACTTCAGACAGGTTCGattaactttgaaaaaagtccTTCGCGTGAGATCATCGCCGCAAAA aatattgaaaaaatattggtcGTCGATATCGATCCTCACTACACCGACGTCATCGCTTTCACCGATTGGGTGAAATTTTGTCTCTGTACAACGACATCGGCGACGACAAAAATGTGCGCTCGTCACTCCCGTCAATCGGG AATTTTGGaatgcgaaaaaatcgaaaacgatgtgaaaaaacgaaggacaTCGAAAAAACGTAACGAAATATCGAATTCCAAAGACTCTATGGAAAGATACGCGATTTGCAGTGGTAAAATTTGCAGTAACGGGTTGGCGAGGTACTGcggatcaagtttggtcagtTTATGCGAGGAACGTAACGTCCGTTACAATttcaag ATAAAACAAGGCTCAATGATCTGCCCGATAGACTCGGAGCGACGTGCCCTCGGGCTTGTTTCTCTCCATCCTAAGAGGTTCCGGGCCATCGAAGAGTTTGCTAAAGCCTTAAGGGTCCTGCACGAGATTTCTATggaaaaaccgaacgaaaataTCAAGACCAACATGCTC CAGTCTCCTCGGACCATCGATCATCTGGACATTCGATCAACGTCTCTCGCTGGGATGCGAACTGAACAGCTAAATG CTGCTGATCATCCCAACGGCCAGATTGTCATCCCGGATAATGGCGGAAATGTTTCCCTGTCAAGTACCACCTGA
- the LOC105687452 gene encoding ejaculatory bulb-specific protein 3-like: MKWYSASILIALIAAVVADQKTYTDKWDNLDVTPIFRNSRLFLNYKECILGKRVTGCPQEAVELKRVIPEALSTRCAKCSDKQKDKMKDILEKICAEQPESFKEFLDRFDPTGEHRVAYEDKFGKLKGNC; the protein is encoded by the exons ATGAAGTGGTACAGCGCAAGTATCCTGATTGCCCTGATCGCAGCGGTTGTCGCGGACCAAAAAACCTACACCGACAAATGGGACAACCTCGACGTAACGCCCATCTTCCGTAACTCCAGACTATTCCTCAATTATAAAGAATGTATATTGGGAAAAAGGGTGACTGGGTGTCCCCAGGAAGCCGTCGAACTAAAAA GAGTTATACCAGAAGCGCTTTCGACACGATGCGCGAAATGCTCGGATAAACAGAAAGACAAGATGAAGGATATTCTCGAAAAAATCTGCGCCGAACAACCGGAGAGCTTCAAAGAATTCCTCGATCGTTTCGACCCGACCGGAGAACACCGTGTCGCTTACGAAGATAAATTTGGCAAACTTAAAGGCAACTGTTAG
- the LOC105687444 gene encoding laccase-1-like, translated as MVAIETCIYFYKFYRRQATHKQTGRFGKRNKTSAPLRLLIYRCRIEKKNNQRKMILQYPLLLAACFIASILGQGPIVEVPQEVDLDNLYCWMYGEGIQNLNSTDCNRTCEEDGMPRVCVYTFVLEHYHAMGSACGNCSEGVLQDCMHPQCIPGDGTERGLMSINRRRIGPPIQVCRNDILAINVNNRMGGTESTMHWHGILQEETQWMDGVPKITQCGIPESSSFRYVFPANYAGTFFYHSHTGHHKTNGHNGALVIRQPRSDEPFGDLYDEDIFAHEIVMSDYMHDYAETFFPGLVSRTPGIVPVSFLINGLGRWRDPANNQTTRSPLATFHIKEGVSYLFRLINAASLVCPLQFQIENHTLTVIAMDGSSVQPLQVDSIVSLSGERYDFIVNGTQNPGAYWIHISGLFVCNAEDRVNQVGVLSYGTAEDELGIYPTTPEPTLDNPLPYSTRLNHPDASCDLADNEYCVTETSGVSDDPIVDATDVLRINLTFGYYEWTVESLHGTAENPDTEYNVFQLRPVMRLESGVINGITNEFPDRVMMLDREGGDFCNAQNKPEKCTDNGFCSCTHVIELPENTVVELILRDLDDFQEPRIAHPFHLHGYEFYVMELARFNETLKMNGSQSPNGIPPLKDTVLVPQGGSARLRFFTDNPGDWLFHCHFEWHMAIGMSLVFRVRGPVYPPPSESNFPTCGSYEPISDDTCPASFSTSASTSAPRSPPTPVSTTTPSPSDNEV; from the exons ATGGTCGCGATAGAAACGTGCATATACTTCTATAAATTCTACAGAAGACAGGCGACTCACAAACAGACGGGACgctttggaaaaagaaataaaacgagcgCACCGCTCCGATTATTAATCTATCGTtgccgaattgaaaaaaaaaacaatcaacgaAAGATGATTCTTCAGTATCCTCTTCTGCTGGCAGCATGTTTCATCGCGAGTATCCTGGGTCAAGGTCCTATCGTAG AAGTGCCGCAGGAAGTTGACCTGGACAATCTTTACTGTTGGATGTACGGAGAGGGGATACAGAATTTGAATTCAACCGATTGCAATCGTACCTGCGAGGAGGATGGAATGCCCAGAGTCTGCGTTTACACCTTCGTCCTGGAACATTATCACGCTATGGGGTC CGCGTGCGGAAATTGTTCGGAAGGTGTCCTTCAGGATTGTATGCACCCTCAGTGCATACCCGGAGACGGTACGGAGCGAGGATTGATGTCGATAAACAGACGGCGAATCGGCCCGCCTATTCAG GTCTGCAGGAACGATATCCTGGCCATTAACGTGAACAACCGAATGGGCGGTACGGAATCCACCATGCACTGGCACGGCATACTTCAAGAAGAGACTCAATGGATGGACGGTGTCCCGAAGATCACGCAATGTGGCATCCCGGAGAGTAGCAGTTTCCGTTATGTCTTTCCCGCCAATTACGCGGGGACGTTTTTCTACCACAGTCATACCG gaCATCACAAAACCAACGGTCATAACGGGGCACTCGTTATCAGACAACCAAGAAGCGACGAACCGTTCGGCGATCTCTACGACGAAGATATATTCGCTCACGAGATAGTAATGAGCGATTACATGCACGACTATGCCGAAACCTTTTTTCCAGGACTCGTTTCGAGGACACCGGGAATTGTTCCGGTCAGTTTTCTGATCAACGGCCTTGGCCGATGGCGCGAT CCAGCCAATAATCAGACCACTCGATCACCGCTGGCCACTTTTCACATCAAGGAGGGAGTCTCCTACCTTTTCAGACTGATCAATGCCGCCAGCTTGGTTTGCCCGCTGCAATTCCAGATCGAAAATCACACCTTGACCGTTATCGCAATGGACGGAAGTAGCGTGCAACCGCTCCAAGTGGACAGCATTGTTTCCCTGTCCGGGGAACGTTACGACTTCATCGTCAACGGCACACAGAATCCGGGCGCCTACTGGATCCACATCAGTGGTTTATTCGTCTGCAACGCCGAGGACCGGGTTAACCAG GTCGGCGTGTTGTCTTACGGGACTGCGGAGGATGAGCTCggaatttatccaacgacacCCGAGCCAACTTTGGACAACCCTCTGCCCTACTCAACGCGTCTGAATCACCCCGACGCTTCTTGCGATTTGGCCGACAACGAATACTGCGTTACCGAAACCAGCGGCGTGTCGGATGACCCCATCGTCGACGCTACCGATGTCCTCCGGATCAATCTCACCTTCGGCTACTACGAGTGGACGGTCGAATCCCTTCACGGTACGGCCGAGAACCCGGACACGGAGTACAACGTATTTCAAC TGCGACCCGTGATGCGATTGGAGAGCGGAGTCATAAACGGTATCACCAACGAATTTCCCGACAGAGTTATGATGCTGGACCGAGAGGGTGGTGATTTTTGCAACGCTCAAAACAAACCGGAAAAATGCACGGATAACGGATTTTGCTCGTGCACGCACGTGATCGAGTTACCGGAAAATACCGTCGTCGAACTCATCCTTCGGGACCTCGACGATTTTCAAG AACCTCGTATCGCTCATCCGTTTCACCTGCACGGTTACGAATTTTACGTCATGGAACTCGCGCGCTTCAACGAAACGTTGAAGATGAACGGATCGCAGAGCCCTAATGGAATTCCGCCGCTCAAAGACACCGTCCTTGTGCCCCAAGGTGGCTCGGCCCGACTTCGATTCTTCACCGATAACCCGGGCGACTGGCTCTTCCACTGTCACTTCGAGTGGCACATGGCCATCGGAATGTCGCTAGTATTCAGAGTTCGCGGTCCGGTCTACCCGCCGCCTTCCGAATCGAACTTTCCCACCTGCGGAAGCTACGAACCGATCTCCGACGATACCTGCCCGGCGAGCTTTTCCACATCCGCGTCCACCTCCGCTCCTCGATCGCCACCCACGCCCGTCTCAACCACTACCCCTTCGCCATCTGATAACGAGGTGTAG